One segment of Theobroma cacao cultivar B97-61/B2 chromosome 9, Criollo_cocoa_genome_V2, whole genome shotgun sequence DNA contains the following:
- the LOC18587912 gene encoding two-on-two hemoglobin-3, which produces MQSLQEKASEWSGVDAADAFAIDDTNLFQKLGLQTFINLSTNFYTRVYDDEEEWFRSIFANSKKEEAIQNQYEFFVQRMGGPPLYSQRKGHPALIGRHRPFPVTHQAAERWLHHMEKALESTPDIDADSKIKMMNFFRHTAFFLVAGDELKNQNQRVPCKHGSSKPAAV; this is translated from the exons ATGCAGTCACTGCAGGAAAAGGCTTCTGAGTGGAGTGGCGTTGACGCTGCCGATGCCTTTGCCATTGATGATACGAATTTGTTCCAGAAATTGGGACTCCAAACCTTCATCAACCTCTCCACCAATTTTTACACCAG GGTgtatgatgatgaagaagagtGGTTTCGATCAATATTTGCTAATTCCAAGAAAGAAGAAGCCATTCAGAATCAATATGAATTCTTTGTGCAACGAATGGGAGGGCCTCCTCTTTATTCTCAGAGGAAAG GTCATCCTGCATTGATTGGACGTCATAGACCATTTCCGGTTACGCATCAAGCTGCAGAGAGATGGTTGCATCATATGGAAAAGGCATTAGAGAGCACCCCAGACATTGATGCtgattcaaaaatcaaaatgatgaattttttCAG GCACACTGCATTCTTTCTTGTGGCTGGAGATGAGTTGAAGAATCAAAACCAACGAGTTCCATGTAAGCATGGGTCCAGCAAGCCAGCTGCAGTGTAA